In Plasmodium relictum strain SGS1 genome assembly, chromosome: 7, the genomic stretch aaactcACTTGTAAAAagattattttcaaaaatgtATTTTGGGTATATATGTTTCCTTCATAATCACATTCTAATAATTCTAAGTATGTAtccttttaaataaaaaaatatatatatatgtagatacaattaaatatgtatatgtcaaaaaaagaaaaaataaatataaatataaataggaGTACGAAAGTTATTTACCTTAGCTGCAATGAGAAAGTCATTTTGattgttttttataaatttaccttttattaagaaGTTCACTTGATTACTACTATGAGCAGTTTGAATACTTATCattttataagaaaataaaggatatttacaaaaaaattaaaaaaaaactttaataaattaattataaagaattgTTACAGCATACTTATAAATTATGTTTCTTaatataaatgttttaacttataataaaaaaaaaaaatacatatgttctctatacaaatatttttacatatttgtatgtaaataattataataaaatatccATAATGTTATATtgccaaaaaaaaaaaaaaaaaatatctatgaaaattattattaatttttaaaatttacatattacacatataaaatttattaactacctaaataataaaacatattttattactCTACAGTggttaaaaataattttgcaAATTAAgcatttttacttatatatatttctttttagttataaatttatcaaatagcaaaaaaataaaaatattaagagTAGTTTAACTAAATTATAatgttttcatttaattttacatatatattaaaattaaatataaaaaaaaataaggttGATAAATGGAAATGTGGAATAATATATACGTATTTTAAGATTACAAGATattaaacatattttttattttattattattttaaaaattatagtttttaaaatgataaataaataatgccATAATACACattaagataaaaatatatatgagaaaaaattaaaataatgaaaaacaacaaaaatacgaaaaataaaacaacaaaaaatacttctaataaaaataatatagaatctattttaaaataaaacttaGTATTAcaaaagaatattaaaaaagagaagaaaattattgatatttaaaggaaaaaaaaaaaaaactgaaaataaaacatataaaaaaaaaaaaaaggatattttaaaaacatacgGAGAAATAAactaaatatttaaaaacaaaatactatatttttttttaagaagaATCCATAATTATATgtgttttcattttttccttacattatattttagtttttagtaataatagtaaaaaatttaaaaggtAAATATTCGGatcattttattaaatatttttcaaaatgatTGATATAATAGAGtaattaatagaaaaaatagtatttatcttttttttttttaaattttctatgaattttattattttaatttataagaaataaaaaaaactacATACAATGaagttttatatatatatttttttttttcatttcatgaaaaaatgataaatattatgaatagatgataatattataaaatcattacaatatttttagaaataaaagatataaaaaaaagccattttgaaaatttaaaaaaaaatataataaagaatattatgaaataaatttataaataagtgtactaataaatttatatttatttctataaatgaaaaaatgttAAGGAGCCAATCCACCATCAATAACAAATACTCTTCCGTTAATATATCCAGCTATTTCTGAAGCTAAATAACCAACCATATTAGCTacctatataaaaaaaaaaaaagataaataaataaaagtatatatatatatatatatataaaatgtgTATAATAGtaatgtttttatatttgagagttcttttttatttatctacTTCTTCAGGGGTCCCCATCCTTCCCGCAGGAATATttgaaattatatttttctgaaataagaaaaaaaattatataaaatataatatgaaTGTATGttatgtataatatttaagaattaaatttaaattatttataataattttagttAATGGAATATATCTATAAttcctatttttttatattacttttatttcatcattaattttattagtcATATCACTTGATATGAACCCTGGTGCTATTGCATTAACTGTTATATTTCTAGAAGCTAATTCTTTTGCTAAAGTTTTTGTAAATCCAATTACACCTGCTTTAGAAGCAGAATAATTAGCTTGTCCAAAATTTCCAGTTAATCCTACAATGCTAGATATGTTAATAATTCTTCCATATCTATTAGAAATCATTCTTTTTGATATAGGTTgagttatataaaataaagaatttaaatttgtttttatgaCATCTTCCCATTCATCACTTTTCATCCTCATAAACAAATTATCCCTCGTTATACCAGCATTGTTAACCaatatatctatttttttgttatccattaataatttatttactaAATCAGTAACTTCCTCTTTATTTGATACATCAGCTGCGTAACCAGCAGACTTACATCCTAATGATTTTAATTCGTCAACAACACTATCACATGATttctaataaataaaaaataaaattaagtaaatatattacaCATTtacacatttttatttttaattaatatatcaatttttttattttcatttgaaaTTAAATACTTGTGTTCTGCTTATACACAAAACATGAGAAACTGATTTAGCTAAAGTTTTTGCTATACTCCTTCCTATCCCTCTTCCTGCTCCTGTTATTAGAGCAACTTTATCTTCTCCACAGTAATAaaagttttcttttttgtcatttaataaacttaatacattatttttattgacaCATTTATGAGGAATTaactaaaatttattaaaaagaaaaaaaaaaataaataataaataaataaataaaaatgatacaaaaaaaaaaaaaaaaatctaataCCTTAGTATTACTTGAAATATATGATAATTTGTAAGATTCCAaaactttaataaaaaggaaaaagaggTAACATCTATAAAGAGAATACattttagttaaaaaaaaaaattatgataaaaaaattttcttgtaaaactttatttttatatttaatatattttattatattcttcttaaaaataagaaacttacattttaattaaaaaaaaaaaaaaaaaaaaaaagaacagtTCTTATACActttaaatttcttttttttttttttaaactatagattttatgtttatatttttgcttAATCATAAATAATACATTCCTTTAaagttttaatatattatttttttaaaattatacttactaaaaaacaaagaataagctttttaaatatttttatctgtttagtaaaaaaaaaaaaatctgtGAAAacaattttagaaaaatatcACTGAAAGATACGAAATATattacattttaaaaaaattatttaaaaaagcaaaaataaaagtaatatatattaatttactttaaaaatataatttttttctttagtcattttattttgatttttacATTAAGTGAATACATatttaaattctttattatatttagttCTCTAACAAATTTCAAGttagaaaaatatacatCTAAAcacctatatatatatgtaaagtTTTCTAACTCTataatcttctttttttaattatttctttgtacgatatttttttgttcattaataatttattttttcttttttttacatatttcataatatttttttttttagtttaaattatatatataaactaagaaaaaaaaaaatttcaaaa encodes the following:
- the FabG gene encoding 3-oxoacyl-[acyl-carrier-protein] reductase, putative, which encodes MYSLYRCYLFFLFIKVLESYKLSYISSNTKLIPHKCVNKNNVLSLLNDKKENFYYCGEDKVALITGAGRGIGRSIAKTLAKSVSHVLCISRTQKSCDSVVDELKSLGCKSAGYAADVSNKEEVTDLVNKLLMDNKKIDILVNNAGITRDNLFMRMKSDEWEDVIKTNLNSLFYITQPISKRMISNRYGRIINISSIVGLTGNFGQANYSASKAGVIGFTKTLAKELASRNITVNAIAPGFISSDMTNKINDEIKKNIISNIPAGRMGTPEEVANMVGYLASEIAGYINGRVFVIDGGLAP